TATCGCCGACTATGCAGGGTGGAACCGCGCCTACCGGCAGTTCTTCGCCAACACCGACCTCGACAGCGGTGAGACGGTGCTGGTGCCGATGGGGACCGCCGAGCCCGCGGCCCCGTTGGAGCGGAACTCGGCGCGGCCCAGCCGTTTCGCCCTCGAGGTCGCGAGTCTGCCCGTGCCGGGGTGGCTCGTCGAGGTCGAGGTCGATGCCGTGTATCCGGAAGGACAGGAACCGCAATGAGGGACGTGATCCGTCCGAGCGCCGGCCGGTACTCGCCGAGGCCATCGAAACGGACACGACCAGCGTGAACGTGCCGGCGCCCGTCCGTAACCCGGAGGCATGCCGGGTGTGCGGGCTGTGACGAGTGTATTGAGGGCAGGTCACGATCCGTCGCAATAGTCCGCGTTCGTCCGAATTGGTGCTAACGATCTCGATAGTCTGCCGATAAAGCTGACGTCGGTACTCAGTCGGTATTTCACAGTCGGGGTTCGAAAAGGGACGTCGGAAGGACGCAGACATGAAGAACCGGATAGTGGCACGTGCTGTCGCTGCACTGGGCGCAACCGTGGGCCTCACGGCCGCGGGCGTCATGGCGGCCGCACCGGCAAATGCCCAGGAGCCGTTCAATCTCCGCGTCGAGGGCGGCGTGCACTGTAGCTTCGGCCAGCCGGGCCAGCCATGGCAGAACTTCTGGTCCATGCACAGGTGGATGGACGTCGTCAACGACGGTCCGGGCGTGGCGCCGAACGTCGTCCTGCAGGAGTTCGGCGGCGCCCACAAGTTCGCCCAGGAGCTCAAGCCGGGCGAGAGACTCACCATCGACACCCGGTGGTTCGGCTGCTGGCCGTCGTCGATCTCGGGGTACACGTACTCGAGCCTGATCGACCCGCTCCAGGACAACGTCGGATTCTGGGCGAACGTCGAGTTGCGGGAGAACCCGCTGCCCGAGGGCGCACCGGTTCCGCCTGCTGCCGGCTGACCCCCTGGGTGAAGGTGGCCTTCGACCGATCTGACGGGTTGAAGGCCACCTTCACCCTGCCGCGGGGTGGGGCTCGTTCAGTTGCGGCGACCCCAGCGGAAGTAGGACAGCGGGCCGACGAAGTTGATCGAGATGATCGCGGCCCAGGTTGCCTTGCGTCCGTTGACCTGTGCCTTGTCCCGGCGCGCCAGATCCGCCCATGCGGCGACGGCGAGTCCGATCTGGACCGTGGACAACGTGGCCACCCCCACCCGCTGCGGGGTACTCAATTCGGACCAGCGCTTGCGTGCCATGCGGGCTCCTCGGGTCTCGACGGTCTCCCCAGACTAGTCGGGCAGTGGCCCAGGCCTTCCGCGTGTACGTGCGTGTTCGCTCGCGTGGCCCGCCGGTGGACGGGAACCTTTCGGCCCCGCCCTGCATCGAACTGTCAGTACGTCGTCGATCAGGGAGCGCGCACATGTCCGAACCCACGTCACAGCCCGGGGTCACCGCACCCTCGTCGGTGAGCCAGCCCGGGGTCACCACACCTGCGGTGCCGCCCGCCGAGCCGGAGACGCCCTCCCCGGCGGTGTCCACCCAACCCGGTGTGACCACGTCGACGATCCCGGTACCTCCCGTTACAGAGGACCCGAACCTCGCTACCCCGAACCTCGCCCGCGTGGACCCGGCCGAGGACGACCGGACGGAAAGCGCGCCGGATCCGGTCGCCCCCGCCACCGTTGCGGCAGTGCCCGACTCCGGCACACCCGACCCGGTGGAACCTGCTCCGGCGATTCTGATCGACGTCGACCTCGACGGGACCTCGGAGGTCGTCCTCGCCGACACGACGGGTACCGGAGTTCCGGACACCCTCCATGTCGATGCGAACAGCGACGGGACCGTCGATCTGGCTGCGGCCGACACCACCGGGAACGGTGTGCCGGACACCATCTCCTTCGACGCGATGGGAACGGGCAGCCCGAACGTGTTCATCGACGACGCGAACGGTGACGGTCTCCCGGACACCGTCACGGTCGATACCGCCCCCATCGAGGAAGCCCTGCACAACTTCATCGACGATCTGTTCTGATTCGCAACGAGTCCGGTTTCGGGGATGTGTCGCGCCGCGACAGGTCGCTTCGCGAGGTCAGCCGAGAGCGTCGCGTAACGCAGCGCGATCGACCTTCCCCGGGCCCCGCAGCGGTAGCCGGTCGACGATGTGCACCTCGCGGGGGGCGGCGGTGGCATCCACCGTCCGGCAGGCGAATTCACGAATCGATTCGAGATCGGGTGGTTGCGGACCGGCCGGGACGACGGCCACTACGACGCGGTGCCCGAGCCGTGGATCGGGAACACCGAACACCGCACATTCCGCGATGCCCGGATGCCCCGCGAGGGCAGCCTCCACCACCTGGGGGACGACCGTGAGCCCGCCGGTGGAGACGGCCTCGTCCAGCCTGCCGGTGATCGCGAGTACCCCGTCGGTCAGGGTGCCCGCGTCGTCGGTGCGGAACCAGCCCGGTTCGGCGAACGCCGGATGGTCGGGCAGCCCCCGATAGCCGGACGCGAGCATCGCCCCACCGAGCAGTACCCGCCCGTCGTCGTCGATCCGGACCCGCGCTCCGCCGAGAGGGATGCCGTCGTACACGCAACCACCGCAGGTCTCGCTCATCCCGTAGGTGCGGACCACGGTGATGCCGGCGTTCGTGGCGCGGGCCAGCACCGGTGCCGGGGTCGCCGCCCCACCCAGCAGAACGGCGTCGAGGTCGGCCAGCGCGGCCACCGCTTCCGGGTGCTCGAGCGCTTTCACCAGCTGGGTGGGCACGAGCGAGGTGTAGCGCCGCGGTCCACTCATCGCGGCCACGGCGTTCGGGAGCGTGGACGGGTCGAAGCCCGTCGCGACGTCGACCACGACCGGCTCGGTTCCGGCGAGCACGCTGCGCAGGAGAACCTGCACTCCGGCGATGTGGTGTGCCGGAAGCGCCAGGAGCCACGACCCCGTGCCGCCCAGTCGGGCGTGCGTCGCCTCGCCGCTGGCACGGAGAGCAGCGGCGGTGAGCAGGGCTCCCTTGGGAACGCCCGTCGTGCCCGAGGTCGCCACCACGAGTGCCACCGACTCGTCCACCTCCTCGCCGGGGCGTAGCGCGTCGGCGAGCCGCCGGGTCTCGCGGGCGTCGTCGGCGGGAACCGGCGCCAGCGCAGGGACACCGCCGGCAAGGACGGATTCGAGGCGGGGGAGGAGGCCGAGTACCTGGCCGCCCGCGGGAACCGGAAGCAGATCGAGCACTGTCGTCACCCGATCAGCGTGTCACGGCTCCGTCGGCTCGTCCCATTCGGCGGCGACCGGCCACCCCGCCGCGGTGAGGGTCTCCGTCACCCGCAACAGGTCGTCGGTCGGCTCCTCGTGAATGACCCCGGCCACGATGCTCCGCACGTCGTCGAAGTCGACGATCCGTCCGGGTAACCGGCCCGCAGCCAGTCGAGCACCGACCGCACCGAGTACTTCGCCATCCCGCGGACTCCTTCCCGTCGATCCGTCATGCCTGCACCGACCGCCCCGGGGAGGGACGTGTCGGATCGGAAGCCTCATCGGCCTAGAAGAAGTGCAGGCCGAACGTGCTCGCGAGGAAGTCGGACATGAGCATCAGTATCCCTGCCGCGATCGCGATCAGCACGACGGCGAAACACGACCAGGCGAGGACGCGGCCGGTGACGGTGGGCACCCGGGCGCGCTCGGTGCCGTCCGTCGTGTCGGACAGGTCGGAGGCGCCGGAGTCCAGTGCGCGTAGCCCGAGTGCGAACACCGCGGGCAGTCCGGCGCCGAACAGCAGGCCGACGAGCACGACCTGCCAGAGCGAGCTGACGGTATCGGTGAGGAGTGTCATCGAGAATCCTTCCGTCAGATCGTGGTCGGCTCGGTGGAGCCGGACGAGTCGGCGTGGGGGCGGGCGCGTTCGTCCATCCATTCGGCATTGACGTTGCCCGCATGGATCGGCTGCCGGCGCGAGCGCAGGTACATCAGCGTGGCGAGCAGAACGAGCAGTGAGAACACCACCAGGACGCCGGCGAGACCACCGACGAGGTGCGCGATCGCCCAGCAGATCGCCCCGACCACGGCGGCCGACGGCAGCGTGATCAGCCACGCAGCCACCATGCGACCCGCCACGCTCCACCGGACGTCCGCATCCTTGCGGCCGAGGCCGCTTCCGAGGATCGAGCCGGTGGCGACGTGTGTCGTCGAGAGCGGCAGACCGAAGTGGCTCGAGGTGAGGATGATCGCGGCGGAGGACGACTCCGCGGCCATGCCCTGCGGCGCGGAGATCTCCACCAGTCCCTTGCCCAGGGTGCGGATGATCCGCCACCCGCCGAGATACGTGCCGAGGGCGATCGCGACGGCGCAGGTGAACTTCACCCAGAACGGCATCTCGGAGTCGGTGGTGAGCGAACCGTGCGCGACGAGCGCCAGGAAGATCACGCCCATCGTCTTCTGGGCGTCGTTGGTGCCGTGCGCGAGCGAGACCAGGGACGCCGACCCGATCTGGCCGAGCCGGAAGCCCCGGTTGCGCGTCGCGGAGGTGATCGTGGCCGTGATCCGGAACACGAGCCAGGTCCCCACGGTGGCGACCAGTGCCGCGACGACGGGCGCCAGGACGGCGGGGACGATGACCTTGCCGAGCACGCCTCCCCAGACGACCCCGCTCATCCCGAGAGAGGCGATCGCGGCGCCGATCAA
This genomic interval from Rhodococcus triatomae contains the following:
- a CDS encoding PLD nuclease N-terminal domain-containing protein yields the protein MARKRWSELSTPQRVGVATLSTVQIGLAVAAWADLARRDKAQVNGRKATWAAIISINFVGPLSYFRWGRRN
- a CDS encoding inorganic phosphate transporter, translating into MTTELVVLSVVVVTALAFDFTNGFHDTGNAMATSIATGALPPKVAVALSAVLNLVGAFLSVEVAATVAKGVVNLDNVAGQALLLIVFAGLVGGIIWNLFTWLLGLPSSSSHALFGGLIGAAIASLGMSGVVWGGVLGKVIVPAVLAPVVAALVATVGTWLVFRITATITSATRNRGFRLGQIGSASLVSLAHGTNDAQKTMGVIFLALVAHGSLTTDSEMPFWVKFTCAVAIALGTYLGGWRIIRTLGKGLVEISAPQGMAAESSSAAIILTSSHFGLPLSTTHVATGSILGSGLGRKDADVRWSVAGRMVAAWLITLPSAAVVGAICWAIAHLVGGLAGVLVVFSLLVLLATLMYLRSRRQPIHAGNVNAEWMDERARPHADSSGSTEPTTI
- the menE gene encoding o-succinylbenzoate--CoA ligase, giving the protein MTTVLDLLPVPAGGQVLGLLPRLESVLAGGVPALAPVPADDARETRRLADALRPGEEVDESVALVVATSGTTGVPKGALLTAAALRASGEATHARLGGTGSWLLALPAHHIAGVQVLLRSVLAGTEPVVVDVATGFDPSTLPNAVAAMSGPRRYTSLVPTQLVKALEHPEAVAALADLDAVLLGGAATPAPVLARATNAGITVVRTYGMSETCGGCVYDGIPLGGARVRIDDDGRVLLGGAMLASGYRGLPDHPAFAEPGWFRTDDAGTLTDGVLAITGRLDEAVSTGGLTVVPQVVEAALAGHPGIAECAVFGVPDPRLGHRVVVAVVPAGPQPPDLESIREFACRTVDATAAPREVHIVDRLPLRGPGKVDRAALRDALG